The region TAAGTACTCCATATCCCGCGCGGACCGCTCCTCTGATTCAAGATGCCGCCTGTACTGCTCTGAAGACTCGTATCCCTCGTCCACCAGGGTTGGTTGCGCAGCGGCGCGCTTTGCCAGGTGATGCGCTCTCCACAGCAGACGATCTCCTTCCACTTTCTTCAGAAAGACCATATCCACCTCCCGCTCCATCAAGAGAACCTGAGCTTCCTCCCATAAATCCCGATTCGGACGCGGCTGCTCTCCAATTTTCCACTCGTAGTATTCTCCCCACCTTGATAACCGTTTCTCTGCAACCGGAAAATAAACGTATTCACTGCACGTGACGCAACGTGC is a window of Anaerolineae bacterium DNA encoding:
- a CDS encoding Ribonuclease HI; protein product: MKTLYIVGYTNRNPGPAGLGVVVSEPQKPCQEIAVGYRISTDPRMHLRAFVEALKQLAPGEMARCVTCSEYVYFPVAEKRLSRWGEYYEWKIGEQPRPNRDLWEEAQVLLMEREVDMVFLKKVEGDRLLWRAHHLAKRAAAQPTLVDEGYESSEQYRRHLESEERSARDMEYLLARLSTKPGSAEGNGNP